The following are from one region of the Polaribacter marinaquae genome:
- a CDS encoding phosphatase PAP2 family protein, giving the protein MKKLIAFVILLSFGLSYGQKDSINLNLRKDSDRDFWQKFTYDLGNMAGGMGYAYTRPLYWKKKDFANLGYVAAGTAALYVIDDNVDNWANGWRNDVPRWLTNYGNDIGSPNNNFMLTGAVYLTGLFTENPKLRRTGVLLISSAAASGLLQQVSKRIIGRARPRIDVGKSSFDPFHIDRVFNYDSFPSGHTMLGFTNAYAIAKHFESPWIKAGLYTIGSIPGIARIIDRFHWISDVAFSTAISIFIVEAIDRFLDTKYDQKYNDQRFKKKVVWNLQVTPQSFGVTMNF; this is encoded by the coding sequence ATGAAAAAACTAATAGCATTTGTAATTCTTCTTAGTTTCGGACTTTCTTACGGTCAGAAAGATTCTATTAATTTGAATTTAAGAAAAGATAGCGATAGAGATTTTTGGCAAAAATTTACCTATGATTTAGGTAATATGGCCGGCGGAATGGGCTATGCATATACTAGACCCTTGTATTGGAAAAAGAAAGATTTTGCAAATTTAGGATATGTAGCAGCAGGAACAGCAGCTTTGTATGTAATAGATGATAATGTAGATAATTGGGCAAATGGTTGGCGAAACGATGTACCAAGATGGTTAACAAACTATGGCAATGATATTGGTAGTCCGAATAACAATTTTATGCTAACTGGTGCTGTGTATTTAACAGGTTTGTTTACAGAAAACCCCAAATTAAGAAGAACTGGTGTTTTATTGATATCGTCTGCAGCTGCTTCGGGATTATTACAACAAGTTTCTAAACGAATTATTGGTAGAGCAAGACCAAGAATAGATGTTGGTAAAAGTTCTTTTGATCCTTTTCATATAGATAGGGTTTTTAATTATGATTCTTTTCCTTCTGGACACACCATGTTAGGTTTTACAAATGCTTATGCAATTGCTAAACATTTTGAAAGTCCGTGGATAAAAGCAGGCTTGTATACCATTGGCTCAATACCAGGTATTGCAAGAATTATAGATCGTTTTCACTGGATTTCTGATGTTGCATTTTCTACAGCAATAAGTATTTTTATTGTTGAAGCCATAGATCGATTTTTAGATACAAAATATGATCAAAAATATAATGACCAAAGATTTAAGAAAAAAGTGGTTTGGAATTTACAAGTAACACCACAAAGTTTTGGTGTTACTATGAATTTTTAG
- a CDS encoding thiamine diphosphokinase, which produces MKTKIVFLLLNGEKPKKLPNLSNYDIICATDGAYQYLKEKKITPNFITGDFDSLESLPTEIEVIETPDQNFTDFDKMLQILSDKGFTAIDIYGASGKEQDHFLGNLHTTIQWQEKLKLTFHDNYGRYFLADKKTVLNNCKYKTVSLVPFPEVKNITTKGLQYSLNNEDLVFGERIGTRNKAIENNVDISYTSGNLFIFIND; this is translated from the coding sequence ATGAAAACCAAAATAGTTTTTTTATTATTAAATGGCGAAAAGCCAAAAAAACTGCCAAATCTATCTAATTACGATATTATTTGTGCAACCGATGGCGCTTATCAATATTTAAAAGAAAAAAAAATTACACCAAATTTTATTACGGGAGATTTTGATTCTTTAGAGAGTTTACCAACAGAAATTGAAGTAATAGAAACACCAGATCAAAATTTTACAGATTTTGATAAAATGCTACAAATCTTATCTGACAAAGGTTTTACAGCTATTGATATTTACGGAGCAAGCGGTAAAGAACAAGATCATTTTTTAGGAAATTTACACACCACTATTCAATGGCAAGAAAAGTTAAAACTTACTTTTCATGATAATTATGGTCGTTATTTTTTAGCTGATAAAAAAACAGTTCTTAATAACTGTAAATATAAAACCGTTTCTTTAGTTCCTTTTCCTGAAGTTAAAAACATTACCACTAAAGGACTACAATATTCTTTAAATAATGAAGATTTAGTTTTTGGAGAAAGAATTGGCACAAGAAACAAGGCAATAGAAAACAACGTAGATATAAGTTATACTTCTGGAAACTTATTTATTTTTATAAACGATTAA
- a CDS encoding MotA/TolQ/ExbB proton channel family protein: MKLLPMNLLNDGGPLFMYTILITLIICVLLTIIVLLKGDKNDKGLKLIKSISLFALVWGFLGMMLGLMGAFQALSISSGFSTKILAGGLKICLYSPIFGSLTFLIARLGIIGIIIKEK, from the coding sequence ATGAAATTATTACCAATGAATTTATTAAATGATGGCGGACCATTATTTATGTACACAATTTTAATCACCTTAATTATTTGTGTTCTATTAACAATAATAGTATTACTTAAAGGCGATAAAAACGATAAAGGTCTAAAATTGATTAAGTCTATAAGTTTGTTTGCTTTGGTTTGGGGATTTTTAGGTATGATGCTTGGATTAATGGGAGCATTTCAAGCTCTTTCAATTTCCTCAGGTTTTTCAACTAAAATCTTAGCAGGAGGATTGAAAATTTGTTTGTATTCTCCTATTTTTGGTTCTTTAACTTTTCTAATTGCACGTTTAGGCATTATCGGTATAATTATAAAAGAAAAATAA